The genome window TGATTTCCGGCATTGGCAGTGGCAAAGCTTTTCCTTACGGCACAACTACGGAAGTCTATGAGGTAACTGATCTGGCAGGGAATAAGAATACCTGTTCTTTTAATGTCCTGGTCAGCCCTGCACCAAAAATTGAAGCAGGAAATGATACTTTTGTCTATTATGGTGAATCAATAGTCCTGAGTCCTCAGGCAGATGATAAAAACCTGATTTTCAAGTGGTCACCTGACTCATTCATCAATGATGTAACTTCTTCCGGTCCGGTAGTTAATCCCGAAAATACCATCCGTTATCATGTTCAGGTAACCAATCAGTATGGATGTACAGCGGAAGATTCCATTCTTGTCGAAGTAAAAAACGAGATTTTTATCCCGACCGTTTTTACGCCCGGCAACGCTGACAGTAAAAACACCAACGATACATGGAATATAAAAGGCCTGAAAAAACTCAGTGACTGGGAAGTTCATGTCTTCACGCTGTGGGGACAGGAAGTTTACTTTTCAAAAGGATATGAGACTCCATGGAACGGAGAATATAAGGGGAAGGAGGTGCCTGCCGGAACTTATCTCTATGTCGTTGATAATCCGAATGATAATCTTAAAGCTTTTAAAGGGGATCTGACTATCATCAGATAAAAAGGAATCGCATGAGAACAAAAATCTATTTATGGTTGCTGACAGCGTGGCTTGTCTTTGGCTCAGGAAGGCTGCCCGCACAGCAAGTTATGCTTTATCAACAGAGCCCGGTTGATATGTACGTCATCAATCCTGCCTTTGCTGGTTATGACGAAAATATTCATCTGAATTTGTGTTACTTAAAGCAATATGCGGGCATAACAAAAAGTCCTCAGTCTTATTATTTTAATGTTTATTCCCGATTGGGTAAAAGGCCGGCAAAAGTTTATAAACAATACTCTTTGCGAATCAGCCAGCCGGGAAAATATTCTACAGTCGGAAAACCGAAAGCATCAAAAATCATTCACGGGACAGGGGCATTTATATCCAATGACGCGTACGGACAGATGAAGAAACTTAACACCGGACTCTCTTACAGCCTTCACTACCGCCTGAATGAAAAAAACACAGCAGCAATTGGTTTAAGTGCCGGACTCGTGAATTTCAGCTTTAACAAAGATGGGCTGATCCCCGATATTCCTTTGGACGAAACACTTCAGCAATTCATCAATCAAAACTATTCAACTTCTTTTATCAACCTGAATGGCGGCATTTTACTTTACTCATCCAAATGGATGATTTCTTATTCTGCACATCAGATATTGGGGAATCAGATTTGGCTACGCTCCGAAAGTAATCCTTATCAGATTCAGCTTCATCATTTTCTTTCAGCTCAATACAAAATGAGTATAAAACAAGGTAAGCTGAAACTTAATCCCAGTCTGATCGTCCGTTATCTGAAAGGGATTGATCCGCTTGTCGAGCTAAATACTCTTTTGTACACCGATAGATATTGGGGAGGAATAGCTTACCGGCTCAACAACTCTGCCCTCCTCATGTTTGGTATAAAATGGAACAAAATTAACGTAGGCTATTCTTACAGCCTGAATACCAATGTTTTGTTTAACAATACTGCCGGCAGCCATGAATTGCTTTTAGGAATGACATTTTAAAATGCCCGATGATGAAAAAAGTTTTACTTATCTCAGTAATATTGTTGATAATCAAAACAGGCTCAGGGCAAAGTCCCCTGCCCCGCTTTGCCGACCCTGTCAGGCTGGATGCCAAAATCAACACCGATGCAGAAGAAAGTATGCCTGTTTTGACATCCGAAGGCGGAACAATGTACTTTGTGAGAACATTTTACAACAGAAACAATGGAGGAAAAGAAGCCGGGCAGGATATATGGAGATCATCCGGCAGCAAATCGTCATGGGCAGAGGCAGAAAATAATGTCTTTAACCTGAACAACAACAACAACAATGCTGTAGTAGGCGTCAGCAGAGATGGGAAAAGGCTTTACCTCCTGAATCAATATGTATGGAAAGACAAAATGAAAGCCGGTATATCAGTTTATGAGCCCGGCAAGACAGAATCGCCTGTTCCGCTGGATATTCCCGGACTTGACCCTCAAAGTGATTTCTATGGCTTTTACATGCATCCCGATGAAAATATATTGCTTATTTCTGCAAAACTTGAAAATTCCCTGGGAGAAGAAGATTTGTACGTTTCTTTGAAAATCAACGACAAATGGTCGTCACCCGTTCATCTGGGAAGTACTGTCAACACTGGTAACTACGACATTTCCCCCTTTCTGTCGGATGATACCAGAACCCTTTATTTTGCTACTGCCGGCAGGGGAGGACTCGGTAGTGCAGATATTTTCATGAGCACCAGACTGGATGACACCTGGAAAAAATGGGCTCCTCCTGTCAATCTTGGCAATAAAATCAATTCGCGCGGTTTTGATGCCTATTATTTCATGCAGGGAAACAACATCTGGTTCAGTTCAAACCGGTCTTCGGAAATGAGCGACATTTATTTCACCCGAATCATGAGCAAAGAAGAGCTGGAAGCCATGCTGCCCAAACCGCTTACCATTTATTTCAAACTTAACAGTTATATGATCAGCGGAGAGTCAAAACCGGTAATGGAAGAAGTGGTAAAAATTCTCGAACAGAATCAGGAATTGAAGGTGATTATTACCGGATATACCTGTAGCATAGGCAATGAAAATCAGAATCAGAAATTATCTGAAATGCGGGCAGGCTCTGCCATGGATTTTCTGCTTGCATACGGAATAGGGGTTGACCGTATCGAAATCGGTGCAGTGGGAGAGTCTAAAGCCGACCTGGCCGATCAATCGGAAGAGGTACAGAAAATGTTTCGAAAAGTCGAAATACGATTTGATTATTTATATTAGCCTCATCTTAAAACCGATATGTAAGCAGAAGAAACAAAAAAAAGCCCTCTATCATTCTTTTACTATTTAAGTTAAAGATTTTCAGCAATATAAGTTAATTTTCTTCAAAATTTCACTTCATTTAAAAAAACGTTTTACCTTTGCACCCGGGTAAGCCCTGTACGACCAGCTCCCTTTTGTAATCCCAGGGTCGGAAGGCAGCAAGGTTCAACTGGTTGAGCGGTGCGATACAGTAAGCTTACCTTTTTCTTTCTAACCTGCCAAAATCATTCATCATGTTGTTTTTTGCTGATACAGCCAATTTGAAAGCCATTCAGGAAATCAAAGAACTCGGTATTCTCGATGGTGTAACTACCAATCCCAGCCTGATGGCAAAGGAAGGTATCAAAGGAGAAAAAAACATCCTGAAACATTATGAAGAAATTTGCAGACTGACAGAAGGGGACGTCAGTGCTGAAGTCATTGCCGTTGATTTTGACGGTATGCTGAATGAGGCGCATAAGCTGGCCGCTATTTCAGGAAACATCGTAGTCAAAATTCCGATGACCAGAGAAGGGCTGAAAGTGATTAAGATACTGAAAGAAGAAGGCATAAAAACCAATTGTACGCTGGTTTTTTCAGCCGGACAGGCTATACTGGCAGCAAAAGCAGGTGCCACCTATATCTCACCATTTATCGGCAGGCTTGACGACATTTCTCAGGAAGGTATTCAGCTCATCCATCAGATTGTTAATATTTACGATATTCAGGGTTACGACACACTCATACTGGCAGCCTCTATCCGTCACCCCCTCCATATAGTTCAATGTGCTGAAGCTGGTGCCGATGTGGTAACCTGTCCCCCTGACGCTATCCTGAAATTGCTGAACCATCCGCTGACCGATTCCGGCCTTGAACGTTTTCTTTCCGACTTCCGGAAATCTCAGGAATAGTGATCCATCAAATTCCGGCTTTTTCTAATCTATTTTGCGCAACTTTGACAACTTCAAAATATCCTGATTTCTTATTTCAAGCAGCAAGAATATGGACAAAATGATTCTACAGACAAATATTTGTCAATGTTATCTGTTGAAGATCAAATGATTACAAGAAAAGATTTCATCTTTTCAACCTATCCTTTATCAGGTATTTCACCTTGCTTTTTCATCAATAATTAATTTCAAAAAAACTGTGAAATTTTCTGATTGCCTATTGTTTACAAATTTATTAATGGATATTTGCAGAACGGAAAAAAGTAAGATTATTTGTGAAAAAGATAAAATCAGCCTTAATCAGTGTATATAACAAGGAGGGATTACTTCCTATTCTTGAGGAACTTACCCGTCTGGGTGTAAAAATCATTTCGACAGGAGGAACTTATACTTACATAAAAAGCATGGGTTTTCAGGCAGTTGCTGTTGAAGAACTCACTTCATATCCATCCATTTTTGACGGACGAGTCAAAACCCTTCACCCTGCTATCTTTGGAGGAATATTAAACCGGAGAGATAATCAGTCGGATATGGCTGAAAAGGAAAAATACAAGATAGAAGACATTGATTTAGTGATTGTTGACCTTTATCCCTTTTCTGAAACAGTAGCATCCGGGGCATCAGAAGCTGAAATTATTGAAAAGATTGACATCGGTGGCATTTCGCTGATACGTGCCGCTGCGAAAAATTTTGAAGATGTTCTTGTGGTTCCGTCAAAAAACCAATACTCATTTCTGCTCGATTTGTTAATGAAAAAAAACGGTTATTCCGAGCTGCAGGATCGTAAACTGCTTGCCATTCAGGCATTTAATGTCAGCTCTGCCTACGATACCGAAATACATCAGTATTTTTCATCCGAAACACATGAATTTCTGAAAAGAAGTTTTGGCAGCTCCACAAAACTTCGTTACGGAGAGAATCCACATCAGCAGGCCATGTTTTATGGAGACATCGATGAAGCATTTTTTCAGCACCATGGCAAACAGATTTCATACAACAACCTGCTCGATATTGACTCAGCTTTCAGACTTATCAATGAATTTAAACAGACCACGGTAGCCATCATCAAACACTTAAATCCATGCGGACTGGCTTCCCGTGAAAATCTCACCCAGGCATGGAAAGATGCACTGGCAGGTGATCCCGTTTCAGCTTTTGGAGGAATTATTGTAACCAACGAGGTTATCGACCTGGCAACTGCTCAGGAAATGGATAAACTCTTTTTTGAAGTAGTGATTGCCCCCGGATATCATGCAAATGCATTGGAAGTACTGAAAACGAAGAAAAACAGAATCATATTGCAACTGAATAACAGCAACCTGCCCAAAGAAGAAATCAGAACCAGTCTTTTCGGATTACTCGTTCAGGACAGAGACACCAAAAGCGAAATAGCCGAAGACCTCAAATACGTAACCGAAGCAAAGCCTACCGCTGAGCAAATTGAGGATATGCTTTTTGCCAATAAGATAGTCAAACATTTAAAATCAAATGCCATCGTCATAGTTAAAAACAAACAGATGATCGGTGCGGGAATGGGTCAGACCAGCAGAATTGATGCACTGAAACAAGCTATTTCAAAAGCAAAGGAATATGGCTTTGATCTGAAAGGCTCAGTTTTGTCGTCAGATGCTTATTTCCCCTTTGCCGATTCCGTTGAAACTGCTTTTAAAGAAGGAATTTCAGCCATAATTCAGCCCGGTGGGTCGGTCAGAGATCAGGATTCCATTGATTTCTGCAACCAGAATGGCTTACCGATGGTTTTCACAGGATACAGACATTTTAAACATTAAACAAGATGGGAGTAAAATCATTATTTGTACAGGATTTAGCCATTGACTTAGGAACAGCAAACACCATAATTATTTATAATGACGAAATTGCCGTAGAGGAGCCGTCAATCATTGCGATAGATAACAACACAAAGAAAGTTATTGCTATCGGCAGGAATGCCATGCAAATGCACGGCAAAACGCATGATGACATAAAAACCATCAGGCCTTTGAGAGACGGGGTTATAGCTGATTTTTATGCAGCTGAGCTGATGCTTCGTGGCATGATCGGCATGGTAAAACGCAAAAGAACCTTGTTTTCTCCTCACCTGAGAATGGTCATTGGCATTCCTTCCGGTATTACAGAAGTAGAAAAACGGGCTGTCAAGGATTCGGCTGAAAAAGCAGGATGCAAGGAAGTCAAACTTATTCATGAACCTATGGCTGCTGCAATAGGGATTGGCATTGATGTGGAAGAACCTGTCGGAAATATGGTTATCGATATAGGCGGTGGAACCACGGAAATTGCTGTCATAGCCTTGGGAGGAATCGTATGTAATCAGTCGATACGTATTGCCGGAGACGAATTTACTGCCGACATCATCGATTATATGAGGCGTGAACACAATATTCAGGTTGGCGAACGCTCTGCAGAAAAAATTAAGATCGAGGTAGGTTCAGCCCTCACCGAGCTTGAAAACCCGCCTGAAAATTATCTTGTCAGTGGAAGAGACCTGATGACAGGCATTCCCAAGCAGGTTTCGGTCAATTATGCCGAAATAGCACAAACCCTTGATAAATCCATTTCAAAAGTGGAAGAAGCCATTTTAAAGGTACTTGAAGTAGCTCCGGCAGAATTATCGGGCGATATTTATCAAAACGGGCTTTACCTGACAGGTGGAGGGGCCTTATTGCGTGGTTTGGCCAAACGAATTTCAGATAAAAATAAACTCCCCGTACATGTAGCTGACGACCCCCTCAGAGCTGTCGCCCGTGGTACCGGCATCGCACTTAAAAACATGCATAGATTTAAATTCTTGATTTCCTGACAGTTGAATAATACAGGGGTGATATGATACGACTTTTTCAATTTATCAGGAAATATCATTACCCCATTCTTTTCATTCTGCTTGAGATCATCGGGTTTATTATCCTGACAAGTTCCTCCCCTTTTCATCAGTCAAAACTAAATTATGCTTTCCAGGAAGTAAATGGAAGTATTTTCCGTCAAATTGCATCTGTCAGATCTTATTTCAGGCTGCATCAGGTAGCCGACAGCCTCATGGCAGAAAATGCAAGACTCAGGGAACTTGTTTATGCCTCAGGGGAAGAACCGGCTAATGACTCTATCGTTATTGATACGGTGAAAAAGCTGCAGTACCGGCTAAAAACTGCAAAAATCATCAACAACACACTTTCAGGTTCTAACAATTTCATTATCATCGATAAAGGGAGAAAAGACAGTATTCATGAACAAATGGGTGTAATGAGCACTTCAGGGATAGCAGGTGTTTTAATGCAGGTTTCGGAAAATTATTCTCTGGCTTTGTCAGTTTTGAGTAAAAAATTCAGGGTAAACGCAAAAATCCTTGAAACAGGTGAACTGGGTTCTCTGACATGGGACGGAAAATCGCCAAAGTATATGATATTGACCGATATACCCAATCAGATTAAAATTGCAAAAGGTCAGCATGTGGTGGTGGGTCCTTATTCCCGTTACTTTCCCGAAAACACTCCTGTCGGAGTTATCGAAGATTTTGACGTCAGCTCCAATAGTAGTCTTTTGGATATTAAAGTCAGACTATATGACAATATCAAAAACCTGAAAAGAGTTTTCCTGATTGAAAATACTGACTGGCTGGAGCTTGAATTACTCGAAAAACAATTCAGCGATGAGAAATAATACTCCTGTCATATTGATTTTTCATACAATTCTCATCATACTTGTACAACTACTGGTACTCAACAATATATTGATATTCAACAAAGTACATCCATACTTATATCTGCTTGTCATTTTATTCCTTCCGGTTGGGCTCAACAAAATAACTATTTTAATTATTGGTTTTCTGACCGGACTGGCCATTGACATATTCAGCATTTCCTATGGCATTCATACCATTGCCAGTACGCTCATAGCTTTTCTGAGACCGTTTATTTTATCCGGCATAACTGACATTGACGAAGAAAGTAAAAATGCTTTGCCGGGCATCAGGTTTCTCGGAATTCAGAGCTATCTGACTTACCTCCTGATTATCATCTTTATACATCATCTGACGATGTATATGCTTGATGCAGGGGGATTCAGAGACTTTTTTTATACCATCTTTAAATCCTTTTTTTCAACTTTTGTTTCTGCATTAGTAATAATTATTTACGAACTTGCACTGCTTTTTAAACAGTCAGAACCGAGATGATTATTTATCAGGACAGAAAAAAAGTTATTATTTATTTTGTCATTGCTATAGGAATAATCTTTTTTCTGAGACTGTTTTATCTTCAGGTACTGACGGGTAAATATAAGATTTTTGCCCGTGAAAATGCTTTGCAGAAACGCATAATCTATCCGCCACGAGGAATTATTTTCGACAGGAACTCAAAAGTGCTGGCCAGTAATCAGGCTGTTTACGACCTGCTGGTTACTCCTTATCAGGTGGAAGAAAGTGTTGATAAAACTGAACTTTTAAATATTCTGAATATTTCCGCAAGGGAATACGATAGTCTGTTCAAACTTGCCTGTGATTACTCCTGGCGAAAACCATCTGTCTTTCTGAAAAATATTTCGCTCAAAACCTATGGCCTTGTGCAGGAATGTCTTTATAAATATCATGGATTTTATGCCCAACCCCGATCCATGCGGAAATATCCCGAAGAGACGGCTGCCCATCTCCTGGGCTATGTCGGGGAAGTAACTCAAAAAGACATTGACGAATCGGGTGGTAATTATCACCGGGGAGACATGATAGGCATCAGCGGGATAGAAAAAAGTTATGAAAACTGGTTAAAAGGCGTCAACGGAGAAAAATATATTTTGGTGGATGTTCACAATACGGAACAAGGCAGTTACATGAAAGGGAGTCAGGACAAACAGGCTGTTCCCGGAAGTAACCTGATAACAGGCATTGATATAGAAATTCAGACCTATGCTGAAAAACTGATGGCCGGAAAAAAAGGAGCTGTAGTGGCTATTCAGCCAGCAACCGGAGAACTGCTTGCCCTTGTCAGTGCGCCTTATTATTCACCCTCCTTACTGCTTGGCCGTGATAGGGCAAAAAATTATCATTCCCTCCTGATTGACAAAGACAAACCTCTCTTCAACCGTGCCCTTACAGCCATGTATCCTCCGGGTTCAACTTTCAAGGTAGTGATGGCCTTGATCGGACTTAAGGAAAATGTGATTACAGACATAACCACCATTCCATGTAATGGGGGCTATTCGCTGGGAAGTCTGAGAATTGGCTGTCATCCCCACCCCTCTCCGCTCGATGTGCATTATGCCATAGTTTATTCCTGCAATGCATTTTTTTGTCAGGTTTTCAGGAATGTGGTTGACCTGAGAAAATATTCAAACATTTACCAGGGATTCAACAACTGGCGTCAAAACCTGACAGAATTCAGCATCGGAAAACAAACAGGAATTGACCTTCCTAATGAATCAAAAGGAATATTGCCGACTACAGCCCGCTATGACAAAATTTATGGTAAAAACAGGTGGAAATCCTCCAACATTCTTTCGCTGGCTATCGGGCAGGCCGAAATAAGCCTGACACCCATACAAATGGCCAATGTAGCTGCCATCATTGCCAACCGTGGTTTTTATTACACACCTCATGCAGTCAAAGCCATTGAAATTGATAATCTTCAACGTGAACTTCAGTTTGAAAAGCATAGTGTCAATATTCTGCCTGCCTATTTTGAAAAGGTGGCGAATGCCATGCAGGATGTTCCACTTACCGGAACTGCCATCAGGTATGGGCCTTACTTTAAGGATTATGAAATTTGTGGCAAGACCGGAACAGCTCAAAACCCGCATGGGAAAGAACATTCCGTCTTTATATGCTTTGCACCTAAGTTTAATCCGCAGATTGCCATAGCAGTAGTAGTTGAAAATGCCGGTCAGGGAGCTCATTGGGCAGCTCCGATAAGCTTCCTGCTGATTGAACGCTATCTTATCCGTCAGGAAAATGAAAAAACAAAGTGGATTGAAGACATTATGCTTGGGAAAAACCGTTCAAATGAAAGCAGCACCTCGCATACCGAACCTGAACATGAAGAAACGGAAGAACAAACAGATTGAATATGGAATATAGCGGATATCAGCGAAACTTCGACAGAACAGTCTTTGCAATTTTCATTGCTTTGGTGCTGATTGGAATGGCAAGCATATTCAGTGCTGAATATAATCCGAATTCAGAACAGCTATTTTCATGGGATTCTGCATTCGGCAAACAGCTGATGTGGCTGGCAGGATGTATTGTTATTTTTGCCATCATTTCCATTATCGATGTGCGTATTTTTATCAACCTGAGTTATGTTATTTATGCTGCAACTTTATTGTTACTGGTAGTTACACTTGCCCTCGGACATACCATTTCAGGTTCAAAATCATGGCTGATCTTAGGCGGATTCAGTATGCAACCTGCAGAGCTGGCCAAATTCGGGACTGCCCTTGCACTTGCCCGTTTCCTCGATAGCAGTAATGTCAATTTAGCAAATAAAAGGGATCTGTTCGTTGCAACTTTAATCATTCTTATCCCGCTCGGCCTTATATTATTGCAACGTGATTTCGGCTCTGCACTTGTTTTTGTTTCTTTTATACTTGTTCTTTACAGAGAGGGTTTACCGGGCTGGGTAATCTTTCTGCCACTTGCTGCTGCTGTGTTGTTTATTATCACACTCATTGCCGGAACCCTCTATACTTCTATCGGGTTGACGGTCATTGCCCTGTTTTTTTATCTTTTTTCATTCGATAAGCGGAAAGCACTCTGGTTAACACTGGTAGCACTTTTAACCGGCATTCTCATTACTTTTAGTGTAAATTATGTCTTTGACCATGTTTTACTGCCCCATCAGCAATCCAGAATAAATGTTCTGATTGGAAAAGAAATCGACCTGAAAGGGTCAGGATACAATGTCCATCAGTCATTAATAGCTATCGGGTCAGGTGGTGTTTTGGGTAAAGGTTATCTGAACGGCACACAAACCAAACTTAATTTCATCCCGGAACAAAGTACCGATTTCATTTTCTGTACTATCGGGGAAGAATTTGGGCTATTAGGCGGGTTGACCATCATTTTACTTTTCACCGGACTGATTCTGAGAATTTTATCCATTTCAGAAAACCATAAATTAAGATTTACAAGACTTTATGGTTACGGAATTCTATCTGTTTTGCTGATTCATTTTACCATCAATATCGGTATGACACTGGGTATTTTGCCGGTAATCGGGATCCCGCTTCCCTTTATCAGCAGGGGTGGAACTTCCTTATTAAGTTTTACCATGATGATTGCCGTTTTCCTCAATCTCGAACGGGAATACAGGCATTATTTCAAGTAAAGGTTAATTGAGCTTAAAGTTAAAGGTAATGGTTCCGTATTGAACTTCCGGAGCATCCGGATTGGGTGAAAACTTAACCTTCATGGCAGCTGCAGCAGCTTTTTCGGCCAGCGGACCTACAGCAGTTGTCGCTCCGTATTTATAGACTGGTGTGGCTGAAATAACGGTTCCGTTTCTGTTGACTTCAATTTCTATGACTATTTTTGCTGTTTGCTGTGAGTTGTCTTCGATTTTTGGAGGTGCCAGTAAAACTGTCCGCCCACTTAGGTTAAATGAATAGCCACTTCCACCTCCTGTGCCATATTTGTATGCATCCGGATTACCCGTTTTACTTCCCTGGTCTCCGGGTGTTTCCGTATTTCCTTTCTGACCCCCTGTATTGCCGGATTGAAACTGAAATTTTGGATTGGCTTTCTTTTCTTCCTTTGCAGGCTCTGTGTTTTGAACTTGATTAGTTTTCTTTTCTTCAGCCTTGGGAACCGTAACGGGCGTTTCTTCCACCTGCTGCGATATTACCGGAGTTTCAACCACAGGTTGCGAAGTAGCCGGTTGACTCGGTTCAGGTTGATAATCAGAATATTGCGGAGCACTTTCTCCGGGAGAACCAAATTCAGTTGTTCCCAGTAACACATAAGCGCCTTCTGTTTCAGTGACTGAAGTAGTTGACTTAAAGCCAAAAATAATTGCTACAACAAAAATCAGAACCAGCAAAATAATCGTTCCGGAAACAGCTGTTATTCTGTCTTTCGGGCTGGCCAGATCTTCATTTCTGCTTGTTTTCATTGCTTTAGATTTATTCCGGCATCGTAGCAATAACGACCCTCGAGGTTACTTTATTGCATGATTTTAAGACCTTTACAAAATCACCATGTCTGACTCGCTCGTCCACCCGCAGCACAATTGAAATATCCTGAATGTCAGAAACCATCGAACGCAGTTTATTTTCAATCTGATCATAGGAAACCTGTTCATTATCAATATAGTATTGAAGATTCTCCGTTACGGAAAGATTGACAATTTTTACAGGTAATTTTTCAGTAGTAGCCTTGGGAAGGATTAGCTTAATGGCGTTTGGAGTAACAAAATTGGAAGAGAGCAGAAAAAATATCAGCAACAGAAAAATAATATCTGTCATTGAAGCCATGTTAAAATCAGGCTTGATGTCAGTTGTTCTTTTTATTGCCATAATCAAACAGGTTCATGAAGTACATCAATAAATTCAACGGAAGTAGCTTCCATTTTGAAAACTACCTTTTTAATCATTGTGGCCAGAATATTATAGCCAAAATAGGCAGGAATCCCGACAATAAGACCGGCAGCAGTGGTGATCATGGCTTCATAAATACCTCCTGCCAGTTGTTCAGGGACAATATTGCTTCCGGCTTGGGACAATTGCCAGAAAGCTTTTATCATTCCGGTAACTGTACCTAAAAACCCCAGCATGGGTGCTGCACCGGCAATGGTGGCCAGCGTTGCCAGCTTTTTCTCCATTTTAAATACTTCCAGATTGGCTACATTTTCAATGGAGGTAGTTATGTCTTTCAGGGGATTCCCTATCCTGGATATCCCCTTTTCAAGCATTCGGGCAATCGGACTGTCTTTAGACAGACAAAGAGACCTTGCTCCCTCAATATTTCCATTGATGACCAAATCCCTGATTTTGTTCATAAAGTTGTCGTCAATTTCTGCAGAACGCCTGATGACCATGTAGCGCTCAATAAAAATATAAACAGCAATGACAAACAAAATGGCGATGGGAATCATCATAATCCCCCCTTTCATTGACAAATCAAGCAAACTCAGCTTATTGGTTACCTGTTGTGCGTTATTCGCAAGAGAATCGGCCTGTAATAAAATTCCTTTCATATTATTTATTTAAGATCCAAACTGATAAAT of Sphingobacteriales bacterium contains these proteins:
- a CDS encoding rod shape-determining protein, translating into MGVKSLFVQDLAIDLGTANTIIIYNDEIAVEEPSIIAIDNNTKKVIAIGRNAMQMHGKTHDDIKTIRPLRDGVIADFYAAELMLRGMIGMVKRKRTLFSPHLRMVIGIPSGITEVEKRAVKDSAEKAGCKEVKLIHEPMAAAIGIGIDVEEPVGNMVIDIGGGTTEIAVIALGGIVCNQSIRIAGDEFTADIIDYMRREHNIQVGERSAEKIKIEVGSALTELENPPENYLVSGRDLMTGIPKQVSVNYAEIAQTLDKSISKVEEAILKVLEVAPAELSGDIYQNGLYLTGGGALLRGLAKRISDKNKLPVHVADDPLRAVARGTGIALKNMHRFKFLIS
- the purH gene encoding bifunctional phosphoribosylaminoimidazolecarboxamide formyltransferase/IMP cyclohydrolase, with amino-acid sequence MKKIKSALISVYNKEGLLPILEELTRLGVKIISTGGTYTYIKSMGFQAVAVEELTSYPSIFDGRVKTLHPAIFGGILNRRDNQSDMAEKEKYKIEDIDLVIVDLYPFSETVASGASEAEIIEKIDIGGISLIRAAAKNFEDVLVVPSKNQYSFLLDLLMKKNGYSELQDRKLLAIQAFNVSSAYDTEIHQYFSSETHEFLKRSFGSSTKLRYGENPHQQAMFYGDIDEAFFQHHGKQISYNNLLDIDSAFRLINEFKQTTVAIIKHLNPCGLASRENLTQAWKDALAGDPVSAFGGIIVTNEVIDLATAQEMDKLFFEVVIAPGYHANALEVLKTKKNRIILQLNNSNLPKEEIRTSLFGLLVQDRDTKSEIAEDLKYVTEAKPTAEQIEDMLFANKIVKHLKSNAIVIVKNKQMIGAGMGQTSRIDALKQAISKAKEYGFDLKGSVLSSDAYFPFADSVETAFKEGISAIIQPGGSVRDQDSIDFCNQNGLPMVFTGYRHFKH
- the mreC gene encoding rod shape-determining protein MreC, which encodes MIRLFQFIRKYHYPILFILLEIIGFIILTSSSPFHQSKLNYAFQEVNGSIFRQIASVRSYFRLHQVADSLMAENARLRELVYASGEEPANDSIVIDTVKKLQYRLKTAKIINNTLSGSNNFIIIDKGRKDSIHEQMGVMSTSGIAGVLMQVSENYSLALSVLSKKFRVNAKILETGELGSLTWDGKSPKYMILTDIPNQIKIAKGQHVVVGPYSRYFPENTPVGVIEDFDVSSNSSLLDIKVRLYDNIKNLKRVFLIENTDWLELELLEKQFSDEK
- the fsa gene encoding fructose-6-phosphate aldolase, with protein sequence MLFFADTANLKAIQEIKELGILDGVTTNPSLMAKEGIKGEKNILKHYEEICRLTEGDVSAEVIAVDFDGMLNEAHKLAAISGNIVVKIPMTREGLKVIKILKEEGIKTNCTLVFSAGQAILAAKAGATYISPFIGRLDDISQEGIQLIHQIVNIYDIQGYDTLILAASIRHPLHIVQCAEAGADVVTCPPDAILKLLNHPLTDSGLERFLSDFRKSQE
- a CDS encoding OmpA family protein; amino-acid sequence: MMKKVLLISVILLIIKTGSGQSPLPRFADPVRLDAKINTDAEESMPVLTSEGGTMYFVRTFYNRNNGGKEAGQDIWRSSGSKSSWAEAENNVFNLNNNNNNAVVGVSRDGKRLYLLNQYVWKDKMKAGISVYEPGKTESPVPLDIPGLDPQSDFYGFYMHPDENILLISAKLENSLGEEDLYVSLKINDKWSSPVHLGSTVNTGNYDISPFLSDDTRTLYFATAGRGGLGSADIFMSTRLDDTWKKWAPPVNLGNKINSRGFDAYYFMQGNNIWFSSNRSSEMSDIYFTRIMSKEELEAMLPKPLTIYFKLNSYMISGESKPVMEEVVKILEQNQELKVIITGYTCSIGNENQNQKLSEMRAGSAMDFLLAYGIGVDRIEIGAVGESKADLADQSEEVQKMFRKVEIRFDYLY
- a CDS encoding PorP/SprF family type IX secretion system membrane protein; amino-acid sequence: MRTKIYLWLLTAWLVFGSGRLPAQQVMLYQQSPVDMYVINPAFAGYDENIHLNLCYLKQYAGITKSPQSYYFNVYSRLGKRPAKVYKQYSLRISQPGKYSTVGKPKASKIIHGTGAFISNDAYGQMKKLNTGLSYSLHYRLNEKNTAAIGLSAGLVNFSFNKDGLIPDIPLDETLQQFINQNYSTSFINLNGGILLYSSKWMISYSAHQILGNQIWLRSESNPYQIQLHHFLSAQYKMSIKQGKLKLNPSLIVRYLKGIDPLVELNTLLYTDRYWGGIAYRLNNSALLMFGIKWNKINVGYSYSLNTNVLFNNTAGSHELLLGMTF
- the mreD gene encoding rod shape-determining protein MreD, encoding MRNNTPVILIFHTILIILVQLLVLNNILIFNKVHPYLYLLVILFLPVGLNKITILIIGFLTGLAIDIFSISYGIHTIASTLIAFLRPFILSGITDIDEESKNALPGIRFLGIQSYLTYLLIIIFIHHLTMYMLDAGGFRDFFYTIFKSFFSTFVSALVIIIYELALLFKQSEPR
- a CDS encoding T9SS type B sorting domain-containing protein, whose product is ISGIGSGKAFPYGTTTEVYEVTDLAGNKNTCSFNVLVSPAPKIEAGNDTFVYYGESIVLSPQADDKNLIFKWSPDSFINDVTSSGPVVNPENTIRYHVQVTNQYGCTAEDSILVEVKNEIFIPTVFTPGNADSKNTNDTWNIKGLKKLSDWEVHVFTLWGQEVYFSKGYETPWNGEYKGKEVPAGTYLYVVDNPNDNLKAFKGDLTIIR